The following is a genomic window from Bacillus carboniphilus.
AGAGGTTTGAAAAAGGGATAAAAATTGTCACAGTTGACGGGATAACAATTCCTGAGCTAGCTATTACGAAGAAAAATAAATTAGGAGATGTTCATCCAGAAAGACAAAATTGGAATAACGTGATCAAAAGTGCTGAATGGATTGAAACAATAGATTCTATTGGAAAAAGTACAAAATTGCATATAATGCACTACGATAAAGCCCAAAGAGAACCAAAGTTTACTTTAAAAGAGTTAGAGCCAGGAACACTACTTATGACACTTACTAGTTTTTCGAACCCAAAAGCCATATCAGAACTGCTTTCAAGTAATATTGACAGACTACAACAAATTACCAATCTAATTATTGATGTAAGAAATAATGGAGGTGGGACAGATATTGCTTTCACCCCTGTATTAGAGTATATATTCTCCATGAATCAAATCCCAGATCCAGTCATAAAACCACGAGAATTTAATTGTACCGAGAGAAATGCAAATTGGTATGCGGATCTTTATGAAGAATACAAAAAAACGAATGATCATCCTGACATTTTACAAGTTTTAAAATTTGCAAAGGAAAAGTTTGAATCTAATAAAGGTAAAGGTTTTGTAGAATTCGATTTTACAGGTTTGATAGATGAGGAAAAACTAGATTTTAAAGGTCATGACACCCCCAATCAAGTAGTCATTCTATCTGACTCCTACTGTGCAAGTGCAGGAGATGTTTTTGTAGAAATATCCAAACAATCTTCCAAAGCAACCGTTGTTGGCAGAGCTACCATGGGAGTCATGGATTATAGTGATTTAGCTACAAAGGATTGGGATAATCAATTCACCCTTTATTACCCAACCTCAAGGTTAGTTGAAAAAGATCCCGTCCACCAGATCCACGGAAAAGGGGGTTCAACCAGATATTTATATACCATGGACACCCCAACACTGCGAAGAGGATCTTGACTTAAAACTAGCACTCAATATTTTAAAAAGTAACCAACCCAACTAAAGGAGCACACCCATGAAAAACCTAACCTTCGACCACATCTATACCATCGGAGAACAAGTAGCGGAAACAGATCTATACACGCATTTTCACTATCCAGAGATGCTAATCCGTTACGATAGTAATTTCATACAGTTTAAGAAAATGCCGAACCTCCAAGAATTTCAACAAACTGCTCACTACCTTAGAAAATTTCATCAAGAACGAGGGCAGAAACATGTGAAGTTTTACTTTCCTGAAAATGAAAAGCTTCCATCAGAGCTAAAAGAATACTTACAAAAAGAAAAATACGACATTGGATTCATGGAGCTTTACGCCATACAGCCTGATCAATTTCCAAAAACAAATGCAAACCCGAAAATAGAAGTCCAACTGGTTACCAACCAAAACTTTAATACATACCTAGAACTACAGTACGAACAAGATAGGGAATATGGGAAGGCATTTGCAGATCAAAAGATCACCTTACATCAAAAGTCCTTTGATTCAAATCATATTCATCAAGTAATAGCCTTTTACAAGGGGGAGCCAGCAGGTTCAGTGGACGTTATTGTGGGAGAGGAGACGGCTGAAATTGATAGTTTGTATGTAAAGGAAACGTTTCGTAACAATGGGATTGCACGACACATTCAACAATTTGTTATGAATACCTTCTCTGATAAAACGAGTATCCTTTTAGCAGATGGGGATGATACTCCTCGTGAGATGTATCGGAAGCAGAACTACGAATTCCAAGGCTACAAATACGAAGCTACAAAGGTTTATGAATAAGGAGTTTACCACATCATGACAGAAATCAATCTACCATTAAAATTAGCAAAACCTGCTCAAAGAGCTTTAGCTAAAGCGGGATATACCGACATAAATGACCTCACAAACGTAACAGAAGAAGACCTTTTAAATCTCCACGGAATGGGCTCTAAAGCGCTAGGTCAACTTAAAGCTGCTTTAGCAGAAAAAGGATTAACTTTTAAACAGTAAGAGGTGTACCCATGACTAGTAATATTCGTGATACCTACAATCTTTTAGCCAATACATATATGAATGATGTTGATGAGGGAAGTCCTTACAATGCGTATTATGAACGGCCCGCTATGCTTGCCCATTTGCCTGAGCAACTTAAAGGTAAAAAAGTATTGGATGCTGGTTGCGCCGCTGGGTGGTACTCGGCAGAATTGAACAAGAGGGGAGCAGACGTAACGGGGATTGATATTAGCCCTGAAATGATTAAGGTTTCCAAGATTCGCCTACAAAATAAGGCTTCTTTCCTTTGCCATAACCTAGAAGAGTCCCTACCTTTTGAAGATGATTCGTTTGATTACATTGTAAGCTCTCTTACACTTCATTATTTAAGAAATTGGACCCAACCTTTTTCAGAATTCAAACGAGTATTAAAACCTGGTGGAACACTTCTATTTTCAGTTCATCATCCTTTTATGGATTATACAAAGTTCGAATG
Proteins encoded in this region:
- a CDS encoding class I SAM-dependent methyltransferase, with amino-acid sequence MTSNIRDTYNLLANTYMNDVDEGSPYNAYYERPAMLAHLPEQLKGKKVLDAGCAAGWYSAELNKRGADVTGIDISPEMIKVSKIRLQNKASFLCHNLEESLPFEDDSFDYIVSSLTLHYLRNWTQPFSEFKRVLKPGGTLLFSVHHPFMDYTKFECQNYFETLLLTETWKKPNVTVDVSFYRRSLQDIVNETTQWFQLDKLIEPRPIDKMKTASESAYEYLMTTPHFLMIKARKAKS
- a CDS encoding S41 family peptidase encodes the protein MTKYIQIFDELVSIIHKDYAGWDEKLGWDSPEQYREKMKRLIDQKKMTPQTFTHIVNDYILDFHDPHMYFILEGNDEVKPQVCGFSVRRYEDALYVTETVEEKRFEKGIKIVTVDGITIPELAITKKNKLGDVHPERQNWNNVIKSAEWIETIDSIGKSTKLHIMHYDKAQREPKFTLKELEPGTLLMTLTSFSNPKAISELLSSNIDRLQQITNLIIDVRNNGGGTDIAFTPVLEYIFSMNQIPDPVIKPREFNCTERNANWYADLYEEYKKTNDHPDILQVLKFAKEKFESNKGKGFVEFDFTGLIDEEKLDFKGHDTPNQVVILSDSYCASAGDVFVEISKQSSKATVVGRATMGVMDYSDLATKDWDNQFTLYYPTSRLVEKDPVHQIHGKGGSTRYLYTMDTPTLRRGS
- a CDS encoding GNAT family N-acetyltransferase produces the protein MKNLTFDHIYTIGEQVAETDLYTHFHYPEMLIRYDSNFIQFKKMPNLQEFQQTAHYLRKFHQERGQKHVKFYFPENEKLPSELKEYLQKEKYDIGFMELYAIQPDQFPKTNANPKIEVQLVTNQNFNTYLELQYEQDREYGKAFADQKITLHQKSFDSNHIHQVIAFYKGEPAGSVDVIVGEETAEIDSLYVKETFRNNGIARHIQQFVMNTFSDKTSILLADGDDTPREMYRKQNYEFQGYKYEATKVYE
- a CDS encoding DNA-directed RNA polymerase subunit alpha C-terminal domain-containing protein, with the protein product MTEINLPLKLAKPAQRALAKAGYTDINDLTNVTEEDLLNLHGMGSKALGQLKAALAEKGLTFKQ